The following is a genomic window from Halococcus sediminicola.
ATCAGCGAGATATTTCGTGAACCCTCTCCCGCTCAAGAGGCGCTTCTTTCAGTGTTCAACCTGCAAGAGTCACACGTCCGCGCGTATATCGCAGTGGTCGAACATCCTGATAGCAGGGTTGATGATGTAGCCGAAGTGGTTGATCGGCACCGTCGCTATGTTGCGAAATCACTGCGAGCATTGTTCGATGCTGGCCTCGTTGATCGTGAGAAAATGACATTTGAAACGGGCGGTGTCGGACACGTCTATTGG
Proteins encoded in this region:
- a CDS encoding helix-turn-helix domain-containing protein, coding for MGDTNTLAEPDVTPLAEQKEISEIFREPSPAQEALLSVFNLQESHVRAYIAVVEHPDSRVDDVAEVVDRHRRYVAKSLRALFDAGLVDREKMTFETGGVGHVYWPVAPEQVKSHFQNELREWLIDAQADISKIDRRIETDSDVLCCGSESGD